In one Thioclava sp. ES.031 genomic region, the following are encoded:
- the flhB gene encoding flagellar biosynthesis protein FlhB, producing the protein MAEGDEQDKSSKTEEPTDKRLKSAREKGDVPSSRETGNMMSVFSLLLIVVFVLPVVAGRAMTSLGQVFSGAGQVKIGQGSAGARDIGDILSLLFGEIASWAAPIFGVMLLAALFGVLIQGETVVSSERMKPKLSKLSPLAGLKKMFSPGALVEFAKSITKVLVIGALALWVAKRAVTGIWQGENFLPEHIPSYAAHWASWLLSAAMVFLVPITIGDIIWKRFEWRRKLRMSLKEIRDEMKDSEGDPQIKGRRTEIARQRARQRMVQAVPTASVIVTNPTHYAVALKYEQGSDAAPICVAKGADAVAARIRQIARENEVPIVENKPLARTLHATIDVDDTVPVEHWQAVAEIIGYVMDLRRNIRRAPPKGSVLRVDEE; encoded by the coding sequence GTGGCCGAAGGCGACGAACAGGACAAATCCTCCAAGACCGAAGAGCCGACAGACAAGCGGCTGAAATCGGCGCGCGAGAAAGGCGACGTGCCCTCCTCGCGCGAGACCGGCAACATGATGTCGGTCTTCTCGCTGCTGCTCATCGTGGTGTTCGTCCTGCCGGTCGTCGCGGGCCGGGCAATGACGTCGCTCGGCCAGGTCTTCTCCGGAGCGGGCCAGGTGAAGATCGGCCAGGGGTCGGCAGGCGCGCGCGATATCGGCGACATCCTCAGCCTGCTCTTCGGTGAGATCGCCAGCTGGGCTGCCCCGATCTTCGGCGTGATGCTTCTGGCCGCGCTGTTCGGCGTGTTGATCCAGGGCGAAACCGTAGTGTCGTCCGAGCGGATGAAACCGAAACTGTCGAAGCTCTCGCCGCTCGCCGGGCTCAAGAAGATGTTCTCGCCCGGCGCGCTGGTCGAATTCGCGAAAAGCATCACCAAGGTTCTGGTCATCGGTGCGCTCGCGCTCTGGGTGGCGAAACGTGCGGTCACCGGGATCTGGCAGGGCGAGAATTTCCTGCCCGAGCATATCCCCAGCTACGCGGCCCATTGGGCGAGCTGGCTGCTGAGCGCGGCGATGGTGTTCCTCGTGCCGATCACCATTGGCGATATCATCTGGAAGCGGTTCGAATGGCGGCGCAAGCTGCGCATGTCGCTCAAGGAAATCCGTGACGAGATGAAGGATTCCGAGGGCGATCCGCAGATCAAGGGCCGCCGCACGGAGATCGCACGCCAGCGGGCCCGTCAGCGCATGGTGCAGGCGGTGCCGACCGCGAGCGTGATCGTGACGAACCCGACGCATTACGCCGTGGCGCTGAAATACGAACAGGGCAGCGACGCCGCCCCTATTTGCGTCGCCAAAGGGGCCGATGCGGTGGCCGCGCGCATCCGCCAGATCGCGCGCGAGAACGAGGTGCCGATCGTCGAGAACAAGCCCCTCGCCCGCACGCTTCACGCCACGATCGACGTGGATGACACGGTGCCGGTCGAGCATTGGCAGGCGGTCGCGGAGATCATCGGCTACGTCATGGACCTGCGCCGCAACATCCGGCGCGCACCGCCGAAAGGCTCGGTGTTGCGGGTCGATGAGGAATAA
- a CDS encoding flagellar biosynthetic protein FliR translates to MNGLSAFLDGQLFGYLIVFARLGSALMFMPGFGEMQVPTRSRLAMAVVFSLALYPATPVMPMQPDNLVTFAIYLGLEVTTGLWIGLTARVLFSALQFAGHQAGQVSGLANAFAPSLGSFEGSTMIASFLLISGVALIFVTNTHHIIIRALLYSYDVFPPGTLLLGDMAKQIVKAASASLYIGAAIAAPFFVMGLIFNLGMGLANRMMPALPVFFVAAPALIASGLLILAAASPSMLHVFLGQFTDWLGTFVIP, encoded by the coding sequence GATGTTCATGCCGGGCTTCGGCGAAATGCAGGTGCCGACCCGCAGCCGTCTGGCGATGGCGGTGGTGTTCAGCCTCGCGCTTTACCCCGCGACGCCCGTGATGCCGATGCAGCCCGACAATCTCGTGACCTTTGCGATCTATCTCGGGCTCGAGGTGACCACGGGCCTCTGGATCGGGCTGACCGCGCGGGTGCTGTTCAGCGCGCTGCAATTCGCGGGCCATCAGGCCGGGCAGGTTTCCGGCCTCGCCAATGCGTTCGCGCCGAGCCTCGGATCTTTCGAGGGCTCCACCATGATCGCGAGCTTCCTGCTGATCTCCGGCGTTGCGCTGATCTTCGTCACGAATACGCATCACATCATCATCCGTGCGCTGCTCTATTCCTACGACGTCTTCCCGCCGGGCACGCTGCTGCTGGGCGACATGGCGAAGCAGATCGTCAAAGCCGCGTCGGCGAGCCTTTATATCGGGGCGGCCATCGCGGCGCCCTTCTTCGTCATGGGGCTGATCTTCAATCTCGGGATGGGGCTTGCGAACCGGATGATGCCCGCGCTGCCGGTCTTCTTCGTCGCGGCGCCCGCGCTGATCGCGTCGGGCCTGCTGATCCTCGCGGCGGCCTCGCCCAGCATGCTGCATGTCTTCCTCGGCCAGTTCACCGACTGGCTCGGCACTTTCGTCATACCCTAA